In Synechococcus sp. RS9909, one genomic interval encodes:
- a CDS encoding nucleotidyltransferase family protein gives MSNAAATTIRQRLDALKPQVLAVATSHGASNLRIYGSIATGREHPASDLDLLVDLPEEQSLLGLISLRQDLEDLLGCSVDVTEAETLHPLIRTQILEQALAL, from the coding sequence ATGAGCAACGCAGCTGCCACCACGATCCGCCAGCGGCTGGACGCCCTGAAACCACAGGTGTTGGCGGTGGCCACCAGCCATGGCGCCTCCAACCTCAGGATCTATGGATCCATCGCCACGGGCCGGGAACACCCCGCCAGCGATCTCGACTTGCTGGTCGACCTGCCTGAGGAGCAGTCCCTGCTGGGCCTGATCAGCCTGCGTCAGGACCTGGAAGACCTCCTGGGCTGCTCCGTGGACGTAACGGAAGCAGAGACCCTGCATCCCCTGATTCGCACTCAGATCCTGGAGCAAGCCCTGGCCCTGTGA
- a CDS encoding DDE-type integrase/transposase/recombinase, whose protein sequence is MARSGFYAWRRIWSRGELAAAGLRCWAGDITYIRTTAGWRYLAVWIDLFSRRVVGWTLAPRMDATLVIEALNRALGQRHLEPEQLQRDLAFWIEGYYNRERRHSTIDYLSPIDYEQQFITARTFSPVNP, encoded by the coding sequence GTGGCCCGCAGTGGCTTCTACGCCTGGCGGCGCATCTGGAGTCGCGGAGAACTTGCTGCAGCAGGACTTCGCTGCTGGGCGGGCGACATCACCTATATCCGCACCACGGCGGGCTGGCGGTATCTGGCGGTGTGGATCGATCTGTTCAGTCGCCGCGTCGTCGGCTGGACGCTCGCTCCGCGGATGGATGCGACCCTGGTGATTGAGGCCCTCAACCGAGCCCTCGGCCAGCGGCATTTGGAGCCCGAGCAGCTGCAACGGGATCTGGCCTTCTGGATCGAGGGCTACTACAACCGCGAGCGTCGTCACTCAACGATCGATTACCTCAGTCCAATCGACTACGAACAGCAGTTCATCACTGCTCGTACATTCTCACCTGTGAACCCCTGA
- a CDS encoding 23S rRNA (pseudouridine(1915)-N(3))-methyltransferase RlmH, with protein sequence MNPSRCRIIAVGKVRKGWVQEGVELYLKRLPGLQVLELKDSSQDKEAAAIRAALRSDERPVMLMEQGENLASVPFAKRLQQFGNERLAFVIGGADGLSDGLKADAHWQLSLSPMTFPHELARLLLLEQLYRAQAILQGSPYHRA encoded by the coding sequence TTGAATCCCTCCCGCTGCCGGATCATCGCCGTCGGCAAGGTGCGCAAAGGCTGGGTGCAGGAGGGGGTGGAGCTCTACCTCAAACGGCTGCCTGGGCTCCAGGTGCTGGAACTCAAGGACAGCAGCCAAGACAAGGAAGCGGCGGCGATCCGAGCGGCGTTGCGCTCCGATGAGCGGCCGGTGATGCTGATGGAGCAGGGGGAGAATCTCGCTTCGGTTCCCTTCGCCAAGCGGCTGCAGCAGTTCGGCAATGAACGCCTGGCCTTCGTGATCGGCGGCGCCGATGGACTCAGCGATGGGCTCAAAGCAGATGCCCACTGGCAGCTGAGCCTCTCACCGATGACCTTCCCCCATGAACTGGCCCGGCTGCTGCTGCTCGAGCAGCTCTACCGAGCCCAGGCCATTCTGCAGGGGAGCCCGTATCACCGGGCTTGA
- a CDS encoding DUF5615 family PIN-like protein: protein MRGRFLLDENLSPRLAAALSELFPGSVHVRDVQLRGQSDERIWAFAAEGGYAIVTKDDDFRGMSLLRGAPPKVIWLVVGNTSTAEILRILLAHTTAIKTFIAEPVTSLLTLRKP, encoded by the coding sequence ATGAGGGGCCGTTTTCTGCTGGATGAGAATCTGAGCCCTCGGCTCGCTGCGGCGCTCTCGGAGTTGTTTCCAGGCAGCGTGCATGTGCGGGATGTTCAGTTAAGGGGCCAAAGCGATGAGCGGATCTGGGCCTTTGCAGCCGAAGGCGGCTACGCGATCGTCACCAAAGACGATGACTTTCGCGGCATGAGCCTGCTGCGCGGTGCGCCGCCGAAGGTGATCTGGCTGGTGGTGGGTAACACCAGCACAGCGGAGATCCTGCGCATCCTGCTCGCTCACACCACGGCCATCAAGACCTTCATCGCCGAACCGGTCACTTCTCTACTCACGCTGCGCAAGCCTTGA
- a CDS encoding transposase yields MELCLQEGLSCNAVAERLGLPSSSLARWVRQARIDRGQAGPRDQGLLTSEERAELNRLRKENRELRREKDFFRLAAAHFAKEQLPPRGFA; encoded by the coding sequence GTGGAGCTCTGCCTGCAGGAGGGCCTCTCCTGCAATGCCGTCGCTGAGCGGCTTGGGCTTCCCTCCAGCAGCCTGGCCCGCTGGGTGCGTCAGGCCCGCATCGACCGCGGTCAGGCCGGACCCCGTGATCAGGGCCTGCTCACCAGCGAGGAGCGCGCTGAACTCAACCGGCTCCGCAAGGAAAACCGTGAGCTCAGGAGGGAGAAGGATTTTTTCAGGCTGGCGGCAGCGCACTTTGCGAAAGAGCAGCTGCCGCCGAGAGGTTTCGCCTGA
- a CDS encoding DUF86 domain-containing protein — MNKDRLYLESIRDCLERIAEYTAPGEQAFLTSRLIQDGVIRNLEVNLARVWRTVITDLPPLTMPAPSWNSSGICIQWWIGSPIAARSPSPAIAPRYSTSQKGWILVRR, encoded by the coding sequence GTGAACAAGGACCGCCTCTATCTCGAAAGCATTCGCGACTGCCTGGAGCGCATCGCCGAGTACACCGCTCCAGGGGAGCAGGCTTTCCTGACTTCGCGGCTGATCCAGGACGGCGTGATCCGCAACCTGGAGGTGAATCTCGCCAGGGTCTGGCGCACCGTGATCACGGATCTACCGCCGCTTACGATGCCCGCCCCGAGCTGGAATTCCTCTGGGATCTGTATCCAGTGGTGGATTGGCTCGCCGATCGCGGCCAGATCACCTTCCCCCGCCATTGCGCCCCGGTACTCCACCTCTCAGAAGGGCTGGATCCTGGTGAGGCGGTGA
- a CDS encoding DUF433 domain-containing protein, with the protein MSSSTSLITCTPGVRSGKACVAGTRISVSDVLEYLASGMSQEEILADFPDLRPEHIQAVLRYAADREKRLSEVTVA; encoded by the coding sequence ATGAGCTCATCCACTTCCCTGATCACCTGCACACCAGGCGTGCGTAGCGGCAAAGCCTGCGTGGCTGGCACACGAATCAGCGTCTCAGATGTACTCGAGTACCTCGCCAGTGGCATGAGCCAAGAGGAGATCCTGGCGGACTTCCCCGATCTGCGACCAGAGCACATCCAGGCCGTGTTGCGCTACGCCGCCGATCGTGAAAAGCGGCTCAGCGAAGTCACCGTGGCCTGA